The following are encoded in a window of Alkalibacter saccharofermentans DSM 14828 genomic DNA:
- a CDS encoding PadR family transcriptional regulator, protein MKDSILRKFFLGFIQIHILHHAKKEPLYGAWMIKELERHGYDMSPGTLYPLLHSMEEKGLLERKDLLVSGKIRKYYSITPLGEDVLAEAKEKAYELFKEIK, encoded by the coding sequence TTGAAAGATTCTATCTTGAGAAAATTCTTTTTAGGCTTTATTCAGATACACATACTTCACCACGCAAAAAAAGAACCCCTCTACGGAGCTTGGATGATAAAAGAACTGGAACGCCACGGTTACGATATGAGTCCTGGGACTCTCTATCCTCTGCTTCACAGCATGGAGGAAAAAGGTCTCCTTGAACGAAAAGACCTGCTTGTCTCCGGTAAAATCAGAAAATACTACAGCATAACTCCACTCGGTGAAGATGTTTTGGCGGAGGCAAAGGAAAAAGCTTATGAGCTCTTTAAGGAAATCAAATGA
- a CDS encoding FMN-binding protein yields the protein MKKSHKILLIILIVFAALAITGKIVISNIEKNLKGLTELEIEQVDLTQVNDGIYFGSHDAFPISVEVEVEVSNHKIDKIEILKHDNGQGKDAESIVEDIVNSQSLDVDAISGATYSRIVIRKAVEDALLD from the coding sequence ATGAAGAAATCACACAAGATATTGTTGATCATATTGATCGTTTTTGCCGCATTAGCGATAACAGGCAAAATCGTAATATCTAATATTGAAAAAAATCTTAAAGGATTGACTGAGCTTGAAATAGAGCAAGTAGACCTGACCCAGGTAAATGATGGAATTTATTTTGGCAGCCACGACGCTTTTCCCATATCAGTAGAAGTTGAGGTGGAGGTTTCGAATCATAAAATTGATAAAATTGAAATATTAAAGCACGATAACGGCCAAGGAAAAGACGCCGAAAGCATCGTTGAGGATATAGTAAATAGCCAATCCCTTGATGTCGATGCCATATCAGGAGCTACATACAGCAGGATTGTGATACGAAAGGCTGTCGAGGATGCTCTTTTAGATTAA
- a CDS encoding PTS sugar transporter subunit IIB: protein MVKKKILVACGTAIATSTVVAKKIEKMCKEQGIDCMTVQCKASEAVSKAKTLKPDVVVGTCQIPGDPGVPVVNGRSFLTGVNLQKTIEELVEVLKG from the coding sequence ATGGTTAAAAAGAAAATTTTAGTTGCATGTGGCACAGCAATAGCAACATCGACGGTAGTAGCAAAGAAAATCGAAAAAATGTGCAAAGAGCAGGGCATCGATTGCATGACAGTGCAATGCAAGGCTTCCGAAGCAGTTTCAAAGGCTAAGACGCTTAAGCCGGATGTTGTTGTAGGTACATGCCAAATACCGGGCGATCCGGGAGTGCCGGTTGTCAACGGAAGATCTTTTCTTACTGGAGTTAACCTCCAAAAGACAATCGAAGAGTTGGTTGAAGTGTTAAAAGGCTAA
- a CDS encoding ABC transporter permease, producing MNGVIDLQMWQMAASYIFIVILLFIVKARGISREKEIIISSVRMTLQLIITGYVLIFLFDNANPFLTLLAIAIMEAFAINNVYKRTKTELTKQLKKIIAFSMLAGTLSSLVYFLLVVVRIDPWYDPRYFIPIAGMLVGNSMTGISLGVAKLVENMYTQRHMVESALMLGATPKLAAKEIIDGAFDSAILPTINSMVGMGIVFLPGMMTGQILSGTSPVTAIEYQIAIMLGILGSVALTVILFVQLGYKTFFNERNQLTVSPPAKKNGKADK from the coding sequence ATGAATGGAGTAATAGACCTTCAGATGTGGCAAATGGCCGCATCCTACATATTTATTGTTATACTGCTCTTCATCGTTAAGGCAAGAGGAATATCCCGTGAAAAGGAGATCATAATATCCTCTGTCAGGATGACCCTGCAGTTGATCATTACGGGATACGTTTTGATATTTCTCTTTGACAACGCCAACCCTTTCTTGACATTGCTTGCAATAGCAATAATGGAAGCTTTTGCGATTAACAACGTATATAAAAGAACCAAGACGGAACTTACAAAGCAACTTAAAAAGATAATAGCCTTTTCCATGCTCGCAGGCACTCTTTCCAGCCTGGTCTATTTTTTACTGGTAGTGGTGAGGATCGATCCTTGGTATGATCCCAGATACTTTATACCCATTGCCGGAATGCTTGTGGGAAACTCCATGACAGGTATTTCCCTGGGAGTTGCAAAGCTAGTAGAAAATATGTACACTCAAAGGCATATGGTCGAATCGGCGCTTATGCTCGGTGCCACTCCAAAGCTTGCGGCAAAGGAAATAATAGACGGAGCATTTGATTCAGCCATACTCCCCACAATAAATTCCATGGTAGGCATGGGGATAGTCTTTCTTCCCGGCATGATGACAGGTCAGATACTTTCAGGAACCTCTCCAGTCACAGCAATTGAGTACCAAATAGCAATCATGCTAGGAATCCTGGGAAGCGTCGCCTTGACAGTGATATTGTTCGTACAATTGGGATATAAAACTTTCTTTAACGAAAGAAACCAACTAACGGTAAGCCCGCCTGCAAAGAAAAACGGTAAAGCGGATAAATAA
- a CDS encoding ABC transporter ATP-binding protein: MYDLKNIKFKNILDIKEINIPRGKITCIVGESGSGKTTLLRMLNNLTSPDSGDIFYNGESIFDIDPVSLRRKAVMLPQTPAIFSGTVRDNLLIGLKLSQKPEVSDEELIKAMDMVKLSKDLDSDSDFLSGGEKQRLAIARVMLMDPEVLLLDEPSSALDEDTEQFVISSLVEYARDKKKTMVMVTHSKKIAREFADEIIEIKNKNMPITGRSLV, encoded by the coding sequence ATGTACGATTTGAAAAACATTAAATTTAAAAACATCTTGGATATTAAAGAAATCAATATACCCAGAGGAAAAATCACCTGCATAGTAGGGGAAAGCGGCAGCGGAAAAACCACTCTTCTTAGGATGCTGAATAACCTGACAAGTCCTGATTCAGGAGATATCTTCTACAACGGGGAATCCATATTCGACATCGATCCCGTGTCACTTAGGCGAAAAGCTGTTATGCTTCCTCAGACTCCGGCCATATTCAGCGGCACTGTGAGAGATAACCTGCTGATTGGACTGAAGCTTTCACAAAAGCCTGAAGTTTCCGATGAGGAGCTTATCAAAGCCATGGACATGGTTAAATTGTCTAAAGATCTTGACTCAGATTCAGATTTTTTATCAGGGGGAGAAAAGCAGCGGCTGGCGATCGCCAGGGTCATGCTTATGGACCCTGAAGTGCTCCTTTTAGATGAACCTTCCTCAGCTCTTGATGAAGATACCGAACAGTTTGTCATAAGCTCTCTGGTTGAATATGCAAGGGATAAGAAAAAAACAATGGTTATGGTTACCCACTCAAAAAAAATCGCCCGCGAGTTTGCAGACGAAATAATAGAAATTAAAAATAAAAACATGCCAATAACGGGAAGGAGCCTCGTATGA
- a CDS encoding PTS galactitol transporter subunit IIC, protein MDLVLGFFTWIIEAGASVMMPVILLILGIALGQRFSDVFRAAITFGIAFIGLNLVIGLMVNTITPVINELVEVYGLRNNAIDIGWPAGAAVAWGTDVVPIIFITILATNIIMLALGWTKTMDIDIWNYWHALFIGSAIVLIGERSTLSYILAAASAAINMAVVFKIADWIQPDCADILGLEGISLPHTQAVSQALYSYPMDWMLNKIPGIKDINWTTEKMQERLGLLGEPMMLGLVIGGGLAVAARMEVRVILNTAMGVAGVLVLLPRMIALLMEGLMVISEGAHQFMEKRFPGREVYIGLDAAVAIGHPFVVSIALIMIPITLVLAFVLPGVTVLPLADLSVLTFYNICSILPNRGNLFRALIHGTIQSIIILYLATYAAPMMTELLGVVDPTLLMEGSQVTNLAIGAQSYTWIPFFIFIQFIR, encoded by the coding sequence ATGGATTTAGTATTAGGTTTTTTTACATGGATCATCGAAGCAGGAGCATCGGTAATGATGCCGGTAATCTTATTAATTTTAGGTATAGCGCTGGGGCAGCGTTTTTCTGACGTTTTTAGAGCGGCTATCACCTTTGGTATCGCATTTATAGGACTTAACCTAGTCATAGGCCTTATGGTTAATACAATCACACCGGTTATCAACGAACTTGTAGAGGTATACGGACTTAGAAACAACGCTATTGACATCGGATGGCCGGCAGGTGCCGCAGTAGCATGGGGTACCGACGTTGTTCCAATCATATTCATAACAATTCTTGCAACCAACATCATCATGTTGGCTCTTGGATGGACAAAAACAATGGATATCGATATATGGAACTACTGGCATGCACTTTTCATTGGTAGCGCGATCGTGCTAATCGGAGAAAGATCAACTCTAAGCTATATTTTGGCTGCGGCTTCAGCTGCAATAAACATGGCTGTAGTGTTTAAGATAGCCGATTGGATTCAACCGGACTGTGCGGATATTTTGGGTCTTGAAGGAATATCATTGCCTCATACTCAAGCTGTATCACAAGCGCTTTATTCTTATCCGATGGATTGGATGCTTAACAAAATTCCTGGAATCAAAGACATCAACTGGACGACAGAGAAGATGCAGGAAAGACTTGGGTTGCTGGGAGAACCTATGATGCTCGGACTGGTTATCGGTGGAGGACTTGCAGTTGCTGCCAGAATGGAAGTCAGAGTAATCCTTAACACTGCAATGGGAGTTGCCGGAGTACTTGTGCTTCTTCCAAGAATGATCGCTCTTTTGATGGAAGGACTTATGGTTATTTCAGAAGGCGCGCATCAGTTTATGGAAAAAAGATTCCCGGGAAGAGAAGTTTACATTGGTCTTGACGCAGCGGTCGCTATCGGACATCCATTCGTAGTATCAATCGCACTTATCATGATTCCAATCACTTTGGTACTTGCTTTTGTATTGCCAGGTGTTACTGTGCTTCCTCTTGCAGACCTGTCTGTTCTAACTTTTTACAATATATGCTCTATTCTTCCTAACAGAGGTAACTTGTTTAGGGCATTGATACATGGAACTATTCAGAGTATAATCATTCTTTATCTTGCTACATACGCAGCTCCGATGATGACAGAGCTTTTGGGTGTAGTAGATCCTACGCTTTTGATGGAAGGTTCTCAAGTAACAAACCTTGCCATTGGAGCACAGTCATATACTTGGATACCGTTCTTTATATTCATTCAATTTATTAGGTAA